In Sporichthya polymorpha DSM 43042, a genomic segment contains:
- a CDS encoding helix-turn-helix transcriptional regulator — protein sequence MVSDRRGAVLSALRGFGRAVAIEEIAAQLDLHPNTVRFHLRRLVADGLAEQATDSRGGRGRPRQLFRPVTHRDSRNYLLLSRMLAHATAESGDVALAERTGDAWGQALLAETGARPSTRANAGDAATVAGHLREILDSIGFAPEVAVADDGLHVDLRHCPFLEVAREQPGLVCGMHRALIQCVLNGLDSGLQVTELRAFVEPGRCTASIAR from the coding sequence GTGGTCTCTGACCGGCGCGGGGCTGTTCTGTCCGCTTTGCGTGGCTTCGGCCGGGCCGTTGCGATCGAGGAGATCGCGGCGCAGCTCGACCTGCACCCGAACACGGTGCGCTTCCATCTGCGCCGCCTGGTCGCGGACGGCCTCGCCGAGCAGGCGACCGACTCCCGGGGCGGCCGCGGTCGGCCCCGGCAGCTGTTCCGGCCGGTGACGCATCGGGACAGCCGCAACTACCTGCTGCTCTCGCGCATGCTCGCGCACGCGACCGCCGAGTCCGGCGACGTCGCCCTCGCCGAGCGCACCGGCGACGCCTGGGGCCAGGCCCTCCTCGCCGAGACCGGCGCGCGCCCGAGCACGCGCGCCAACGCCGGCGACGCCGCCACGGTGGCCGGCCACCTCAGGGAGATCCTGGACTCGATCGGCTTCGCCCCCGAGGTCGCCGTCGCCGACGACGGGCTGCACGTCGACCTGCGCCACTGCCCGTTCCTCGAAGTCGCCCGCGAGCAGCCGGGCCTGGTCTGCGGCATGCACCGCGCACTGATCCAGTGCGTGCTCAACGGCCTCGACTCCGGCCTGCAGGTCACCGAGCTCCGCGCGTTCGTCGAGCCGGGACGCTGCACCGCGAGCATCGCCCGCTGA
- a CDS encoding DNA alkylation repair protein has product MGSLASVAEIEAALAAVGDPVRADHERRYLKSTREHYGTGMPAVHRIAKGVGRLDHAALVDLVEALWAHPAFECSAVAVDLLVHHVRTLGPTDLPLIERMIRTAGTWALVDGLAGNVVGPIADTHAETATVLDRWAGDDDFWVRRSALLAHLVPLRRGGGDFARFVRYADAMLDEREFFIRKAIGWVLRDAARNRPEMVFDWLLPRAARASGVTIREAVKHLTEDQRAAVLAAHRGS; this is encoded by the coding sequence GTGGGTTCGTTGGCGAGTGTTGCCGAGATCGAGGCGGCGCTGGCGGCCGTCGGGGACCCGGTCCGCGCGGACCACGAGCGTCGGTACCTCAAGAGCACGCGCGAGCACTACGGCACCGGCATGCCGGCCGTCCATCGCATCGCGAAGGGCGTGGGACGACTGGACCACGCGGCGCTCGTCGACCTGGTCGAGGCGTTGTGGGCGCACCCGGCGTTCGAGTGCTCCGCGGTGGCGGTGGATCTGCTCGTTCACCACGTCCGGACGCTCGGCCCGACGGACCTGCCGCTGATCGAGCGGATGATCCGCACCGCGGGCACGTGGGCGCTGGTGGACGGCCTCGCGGGCAACGTCGTCGGCCCGATCGCGGACACGCACGCGGAGACCGCGACGGTGCTGGACCGGTGGGCGGGCGACGACGACTTCTGGGTGCGGCGCTCGGCCCTGTTGGCACATCTCGTGCCGCTCCGCCGCGGGGGCGGGGACTTCGCGCGCTTCGTCCGTTACGCCGACGCGATGCTCGACGAGCGTGAGTTCTTCATCCGCAAGGCGATCGGGTGGGTGCTCCGCGACGCGGCCCGGAACCGGCCGGAGATGGTCTTCGACTGGCTGTTGCCGCGCGCGGCACGGGCCTCGGGGGTGACGATCCGCGAGGCAGTCAAGCACCTGACGGAGGATCAGCGCGCGGCAGTGCTCGCGGCGCATCGGGGGTCGTGA
- a CDS encoding aminotransferase class I/II-fold pyridoxal phosphate-dependent enzyme, which translates to MTSRFQIAARANVPPFHVMDLWAAAGRRQAEHGDVVNLVAGQPMTPAPAPVRRAAAAALENDLLTYTVSPGIPELRAAIAEHHGRWHGIGVTADDVLVTTGSSGGFLLAFLAAFEAGDRVAIARPGYPCYRNVLTALGCEVVELPTGPADRFQPTVAMLEALAEPVKGLVVASPANPTGTMLLPAELAALASWCEANGVQLISDEIYHGISFGDAPEYSSAWATSREAIVFNSFSKYFSMTGWRIGWMLVPERLRRTVDGLNGNFTICAPALSQLAAIAALTEESYAECEANVARYAGNRALLLDGLPKLGLERLAPADGAFYVYADVGHVTEDSMAFCHRMLAETGVATAPGIDFDVVEGHRFLRLSFAGTPDDVRTALDRLAGWL; encoded by the coding sequence GTGACGAGCCGGTTCCAGATCGCTGCGCGGGCCAATGTCCCGCCGTTCCACGTGATGGACCTGTGGGCGGCGGCGGGCCGGCGGCAGGCCGAGCACGGGGACGTCGTCAACCTCGTCGCCGGACAGCCGATGACGCCGGCCCCGGCACCCGTGCGCCGCGCGGCGGCGGCCGCCCTCGAGAACGACCTGCTGACCTACACGGTCTCGCCGGGCATCCCGGAGCTCCGCGCGGCGATCGCGGAGCACCACGGCCGCTGGCACGGGATCGGCGTCACCGCCGACGACGTCCTCGTCACGACCGGGTCGAGCGGCGGGTTCCTGCTCGCGTTCCTCGCGGCGTTCGAGGCCGGTGACCGCGTCGCGATCGCGCGGCCCGGCTACCCCTGCTACCGCAACGTGCTGACCGCGCTCGGGTGCGAGGTCGTCGAGCTGCCGACGGGTCCGGCGGACCGGTTCCAGCCGACGGTCGCGATGCTCGAAGCCCTCGCCGAGCCGGTCAAGGGTCTCGTCGTCGCGTCGCCCGCGAACCCGACGGGGACGATGCTGCTGCCGGCCGAGCTCGCCGCGCTGGCGAGCTGGTGCGAGGCGAACGGCGTGCAGCTGATCAGCGACGAGATCTACCACGGCATCTCGTTCGGGGACGCGCCCGAGTACAGCAGCGCGTGGGCGACGAGCCGCGAGGCGATCGTCTTCAACTCGTTCTCCAAGTACTTCTCGATGACGGGCTGGCGCATCGGCTGGATGCTCGTGCCGGAGCGGCTGCGCCGGACCGTGGACGGGCTCAACGGCAACTTCACGATCTGCGCGCCGGCGCTCTCGCAGCTCGCGGCGATCGCGGCGCTGACCGAGGAGTCCTACGCCGAGTGCGAGGCGAACGTCGCGCGGTACGCGGGGAACCGGGCGCTGCTCCTGGACGGGCTGCCGAAGCTGGGCCTGGAACGGCTCGCGCCGGCGGACGGCGCCTTCTACGTCTACGCCGACGTCGGGCACGTCACCGAGGACTCGATGGCGTTCTGCCACCGGATGCTCGCCGAGACCGGCGTCGCGACGGCGCCGGGAATCGACTTCGACGTCGTCGAGGGCCACCGCTTCCTGCGGCTGTCGTTCGCGGGGACGCCCGACGACGTCCGCACCGCGCTGGACCGGTTGGCGGGCTGGTTGTAA
- a CDS encoding globin domain-containing protein — protein MAEDLIKDSFAVVEPEADRVASYFYARLFMEAPELRELFPVAMDLQRDRLFGALVRIVQGSDQPEFLDGFLAGLGRDHRKFGVKAAHYEALGRSLLAAIARYAGPAWTPEVQNAWVEAYARVARTMIEAARRAALDTPDWWLAEIVEHEERGSDIAVVRLRPDQPFPYEAGQYCSVETPWWPRVWRNYSMATAPNKDNLLEFHVRKVDAGWVSTALVRKARPGDVVRIGHATGTMTADRTSDRDLVCIAGGTGLAPMKAIIEDMGRWNWYRRVHLFVGARTVEELYDLSAINGLARAYEWLNVVPAISDQPDFPGEQGVAVDVALRHGDWRNHDVFISGSAPMVRNSIDRLLISGVSLSRIRFDSFGD, from the coding sequence ATGGCCGAAGACCTGATCAAGGACAGTTTCGCGGTTGTCGAGCCCGAGGCCGACCGCGTGGCGTCGTACTTCTACGCGCGGCTGTTCATGGAGGCCCCCGAGCTGCGTGAGTTGTTCCCGGTCGCCATGGACCTCCAGCGCGACCGGCTGTTCGGCGCGCTCGTGCGCATCGTGCAGGGATCGGACCAGCCGGAGTTTCTGGACGGCTTCCTCGCGGGCCTCGGCCGCGACCACCGCAAGTTCGGTGTGAAGGCCGCGCACTACGAGGCGCTCGGCCGGTCGCTGCTCGCCGCGATCGCGCGCTACGCGGGCCCGGCGTGGACGCCCGAGGTGCAGAACGCGTGGGTCGAGGCGTACGCGCGGGTCGCGCGCACGATGATCGAGGCCGCGCGGCGCGCGGCGCTCGACACGCCCGACTGGTGGCTCGCGGAAATCGTCGAGCACGAGGAGCGCGGGTCGGACATCGCCGTCGTACGGCTGCGTCCGGATCAGCCGTTCCCGTACGAGGCCGGGCAGTACTGCTCGGTCGAGACTCCGTGGTGGCCGCGGGTGTGGCGCAACTACTCGATGGCGACGGCACCGAACAAGGACAACCTGCTCGAGTTCCACGTCCGCAAGGTGGACGCGGGCTGGGTCAGCACGGCGCTGGTGCGCAAGGCGCGGCCGGGCGACGTGGTGCGGATCGGGCACGCGACAGGGACGATGACCGCGGACCGCACGTCGGACCGGGATCTGGTTTGCATCGCCGGCGGCACCGGGCTCGCGCCGATGAAGGCGATCATCGAGGACATGGGCCGGTGGAACTGGTACCGCCGGGTGCACCTGTTCGTCGGGGCGCGGACGGTCGAGGAGCTCTACGACCTGTCCGCGATCAACGGTCTGGCGCGGGCGTACGAATGGCTGAATGTCGTGCCCGCGATCTCCGACCAGCCGGACTTCCCCGGTGAGCAAGGGGTCGCCGTGGACGTCGCGCTCCGGCACGGCGACTGGCGCAATCACGACGTCTTCATCTCCGGCTCGGCACCGATGGTGCGCAATTCCATCGACCGCCTGCTGATCAGCGGCGTCTCGCTGTCGCGCATCCGCTTCGACTCCTTCGGTGACTGA
- a CDS encoding DUF2795 domain-containing protein has product MPSLPTSAAIRDALNAADFPASKERLVEYAQTAGAEIEVVRALRALPLANYGSTDEVIRSVGTSDPF; this is encoded by the coding sequence GTGCCGTCCCTGCCCACGTCCGCGGCGATCCGTGACGCGCTGAACGCCGCCGACTTCCCCGCGAGCAAGGAGCGACTGGTCGAGTACGCACAGACCGCCGGCGCCGAGATCGAGGTCGTCCGCGCGTTGCGCGCACTCCCCCTGGCCAACTACGGGAGCACCGACGAGGTGATCCGGTCGGTCGGAACGTCAGATCCGTTCTGA